The Panacibacter microcysteis genome includes a window with the following:
- a CDS encoding CPBP family intramembrane glutamic endopeptidase gives MEPDQDTYYCDDCDTSVKGYHRFCHHCGAYLGTDAGRVDIFNNRHLRGALVFYTIYLFFCLTVRFTNWFTSYDSLFFVEISLAAVTVYFAWRNRATIKPVLKFNNFNVLVLLGVIAGSVAFSTVISLTIKQINVSIFQVDTSLFEPYRIYQFPVLVMIYSIAFMPAVFEEIAFRSVLYNYFNAFLDERMVVMITGFIFAAIHLNFFSLVWLIPFGILIGSLRRKYNTLWYGIIFHFVFNLTACLIDLYGQNVF, from the coding sequence ATGGAGCCAGATCAGGATACATATTATTGCGACGATTGCGATACCAGCGTAAAAGGCTACCATCGTTTTTGCCATCATTGTGGTGCTTATCTTGGTACAGATGCCGGGCGGGTAGATATCTTCAATAACCGGCACCTGCGCGGTGCCCTGGTATTCTACACCATCTACCTGTTCTTCTGTCTCACGGTGCGTTTTACCAACTGGTTTACAAGTTACGACAGCCTGTTCTTCGTAGAAATATCCCTTGCTGCGGTCACAGTATATTTTGCCTGGAGAAACAGGGCCACTATAAAGCCGGTACTAAAGTTCAACAACTTCAATGTGTTGGTATTGCTTGGCGTTATTGCAGGGTCGGTTGCTTTTTCCACAGTTATCAGTCTTACCATTAAGCAGATCAATGTCTCTATTTTCCAGGTAGATACCAGTCTGTTCGAGCCCTACCGTATTTACCAGTTCCCCGTGCTGGTCATGATCTATTCTATCGCGTTCATGCCCGCAGTATTTGAAGAAATTGCTTTTCGCAGTGTGTTGTATAATTATTTCAATGCCTTCCTGGATGAGCGCATGGTGGTAATGATTACCGGTTTTATTTTTGCCGCCATACACCTCAATTTTTTCTCGCTGGTCTGGCTTATCCCCTTCGGTATCCTGATTGGCTCGTTGCGCAGAAAATATAATACGCTCTGGTATGGTATTATCTTTCATTTCGTATTTAACCTCACTGCCTGCCTTATTGATCTGTACGGCCAAAACGTTTTTTAA